tgtgtgtaaaatgagtgggtaagactcaatgatctctaaagtccgtTCCTAATGCTCCAATGATCTTCTCTCCACCAACTGGCCCCTCCTCCAAACTCTCCTTTCCATTGGGGACAGCTGTCCTTGTAGACAAGGAAGCCTGTGATCTGAGTCACTCTTGGCTCTTCCCTGGCCCTTGTCCCCTTCTGCCATCGGTTGCCAAGtgtcatcaattctttctccacaACACTGCttacattcctccctttctctccactcagacTCACCATAGTTCTAGCCCTCACCATCTCCTACCTGGAGGACTAAAATCACCAagctcttccttctccaatccacCTACAGAACTCATCTCCCCAAGGCACAGGCTGAGCCTGTTCACTCTATTGCACATCGGACAAAAGATTAACTAACTCCTCAGTGTGACTTTTCAGGTTCTCCACAATCTAGCTCCCACTTCCCATCCCAGTCTCAGTTCCTATAATTCCACTTCATGTCTTCCTCTATGCATCAGCCAAATATTCCTCAAACATCACTAGCACTCCATCTTCCACCTCTGTGTTTTTGCACAGGCTGTGCGCTCTCAGTCTGGAATGTACTTCCTCTCAGAATCCTTTCCTCTCAGAATCCctgttttcctttaagactcTGCTCAGCCTTCTCTAAAAAGTCCTGACACTCCCTGATGCTGCCCAAATGCCATCATGCTCACTTTGTGTACCTGGTCCAGTGTCACTGATGACAGCTCTGGAGCTGTAAGGCCTTGAGGGCTATGGGCTATCAAAGACCGAAGAGGACAAGAGGCTGGAGGTGTgtggcttgtccaaagtcacttgAGGGCATAATTTGTGGAGGTGAGATTCAAACACAAACCCCTAACTTCATGGCCctaatggaagagaagagaatgttcTGTCCCTGTGTCCTCATCCCCAAAGGTAGTGGCTTGCACACAGCAGATGCTTCACAGATGGGAACCCAATAAATTTGAACGCTATTCTTGTGACTCAACTTCTCCAGAAGTAATCCTAAACCTGTAACTTCATAAACCACTTGGTGTTTAtaacttttcttctgattctctgCTTGGGTGTACAGTCTGTGAGTTGGGGAAACAGACTGCCCAACATCTGGGAAAGCAACATTCTTTGGCCTCCAGTCTTTTCCTGATAcataaaataaggaatttccaggtCCTGGGACTCTATTAAATGGAACCATTTGGCTGGACTTCTTCAAAAACTACCATATAAAATCATATATCTAACACTCCTTGGAAGCTAACTTTTCAGCTCCCTTCAAGATGGATAGATATCCTTCCAAGGCATCAGAAATCATGGCAGATGCTGTCTTCAACACTGTCCACGTCTCCCTCCCCCAAGAACCTCATTTGTACATCTCTGGATACAGCCTATATTTCCCTAGTGGAATATTAGCTTTCAGAGAGCTTGCCCATTCATCCCCAGCAGCCAATACAGTGcctgcatgtagtaggtgcttaatccaGGCCTGCTGAGCTCAACAGAACTTTCTCATGATTCACAAGGTATGAGGCCATCACTTTGCCAACAAGGCATCATGGGTCTCCACCATCACTTAGGTCATTTTTGGGGAGTCAGGACTCTTCCAACATGGCAGCAAAACTGACCCCCAGCTCCTACTCCAATCTTTCATATTCCAAAACCAAGTAAAGGAGGTCACTCACATGGCCCAGGATCAACACTGGCTTTGCAGGAGAAACTTTATCTGGCGAGGACTGTGTTTCGTGAACATGCACATGGAGCACTGACCATATCCTCACCCAGGAAATAGTAACAGTGTTTGAAAGAGTGGCAGACCTCCTGACAACAAGTAGTTTTCAGGGCCAGAGGGGATGAGAATAAGGGCACTTGGGAGTGAGGAAGGACCCTATGGCCCAAACTTCCTGCCTTACCCTGATCTTAACCTGATCTTGTTTCTCCCCACATACCCTCTGCAGAACTCAGGATATTGACAAAAATCTCCTAGCAAGCATTTCTTGGCTGCCAGAGCAGGCCAAGGGCAGTCTGTGACTTTAGTAAGCACCAAAGGACCCCAGCAGACACAAAGTCTTGCTGATAACATCTCCCCATCCCAAGATATTAGTTAAAAACTCACCATGGCAAATCCAGACAATAAAGCGGAAGTCCGGCTAGAAGCTTTGAGCTTAGCCCTGCTCAAGTAGAGCTTCCTCCAAGAAAGGGCTTGAACCGAATGATGATTAGAAGTGACCAATTCCAAGTAGCTGCGACGAACCCAGTCCCGGTAATCCATCCCTTTATTACCTGGTTCGGAGCAAGCAGGTGGGGAAGGGTCCACAGGGACATTGAGCTCTGCACTCATGGTGGAAGTAAGGCTTGggggaagaaataagagaaaactgATGTTCTGAGTGGAGCCAAGGATGCAGGACAAGACAACAAAAACCAAGTAAATGTTTCAGAAATAAATTTGTAAGGCACAACAACTCTAGCTCTGTAATTCTATGGTTCCCATCCTTGTGGTATCTAAGTGACCTGATAAACAACAAccaagaaaaaagcaaagagcTAACTCTTTcctaataacaactcacatttatagagtTAAGAGGCAGGCAgtaaattattcccattttagagacaaAAAAACTGAGATGCAAGGTTAAGTGATTCTCTCAAGGTTAGTCAGCTAGTAAGATGTGGCAGAGTCTGGATCTGAACCTAAGACTTAGGACACCCACTCCCATGCCCTTTCTGTCACAGCAAACTGCCCTATTGCTACCAGGTTTCATGTTAAGACGTGGGAGGTCCGTCTAAACTTGGAAGGGGCAGAAGGTGAAGCTTGGACCTACACAACAGGGCACTATCCCAGTGAATTAAACCGTTAGCTTTGTTGGCAGCGTCTTGACTTCAGCTCTTGAACCTGCCTGATTAGAATACCTGCAGAGCTTCCAAGCAGAAGTGGGAGTACAAAGATGGAATAGAAAGATtactttaaaatttcttgaacTCTCCCCAAGGAAGGAACCATTCCAGGACCTAAAGCCTAACCTAACATTTTGCACCTGTCTGCAGTTGAGAATTTCGAATAATACCAACAACACCTGATACTCCCTACTCagcatttaaaactatttttccaAATGCTCCCAGATCTGAAGAATCAAGACTAATTATCTTCAGTCCTTTTAAAATATCTGCACCAACCTTCTCAAGGAAGGCATCTGAGTCAGAAAACAGTATATCCAAGGGGTGAATTGTTCTTCAATAGACTGTTGAAAATCCCTCCCATGATGTtacaataaaattttctttttatcaagcTTTAGGTTAAATCAGTATATTTTACACACTAAAAACAAAAAGGTTATCATTATGAATAGCTAAAAGTCATGAGCAGGTCTTCACAGAGTTAAAAAATGACTTTTAGATGGAGAGTCATATATTGAGGAGAAATATGCAATTGGAAACTGGGTAGAGAGATGGTGGTGGTCagcctttttcttttccagtcctGTTTgactatgaccccatttaggttttcttcgaaaagatactgaagtggtttgccatttccttctccagctcattttacaggaaattgagtcaaacagggttaaggtgacttgcccagggttacctagCTAGTGTccgaggacagatttgaactcatgaagatgagtctttctgactccaagcctagcactctatccactgcgccaacCAAGGGGAGGGGTACCAATTGTGAATTTGGTTTTGCAGATTTGAACTAAATGTAAGAGGGTTTGGTCTTGTGGACCTCTTGCTAATCCAAATGGAGATTTCAGGGGAACTGGAATTTAGGGTCAGAATATGTATCACTGTTGTTCTTCAGCTGTTTTACCATGcgtgactctctgtgaccctccatgaccctatttggggttttcttggcaatgatactgactgaaatagtttgccatttccttttccgactcatttgacaaatgaggaaattgaagcacacaggatgacttttccagagtcacacagctaataagtgtctgagggtgaatttgaactcaggtcttcctaactccaggctgaCACCCTTATCTAACTTGCTGCCTCAGGATATCTATCCATATACCAAAAGGGACCGAATCTGCGCATATAATTATCTATGATTAGTACTAATTCATCTGTAGAGTCAGCTTCAAGGTCACAGGCACCTTGTGGTTAGTTCACTTGGCACAAGATACTAATGCACAAAGTCTACATGAAAAGACTGCTTAGGGCTATTACAAACAAATCAGTGTTTCTGGACCCTGGTGAGCTAAGGAGGGGTAGGGGAATCTTACAAATGCCAACAGCAGGAGCAAAGAAGAGGGTCTGgagtttttacttttatttttttgcctataACTTGAAAAGTAAACtcatggtttttttcctttttatctacaAGTTGCAATTTTAAAAACTGCTTATCAGGAGAGAATCAGTAGTttcaggaagaattttttttttgaaagagaagGGGGGCAATCTTAATAGAACTCGATGACTTACGTAATTCCCAGCTGAAAAACTTAGGCTCTTTTCATCTGGGTTTGAGGTACCTCGCCCATGTTTGGTCAATTACAGGTAACTGACACTCCCTGTGAATAGCACTGGATACAAGCATTCTATATTCTTCCTTTGGGGAGGGTTCAGGGAAACTAACTCAACTAACTATTGGTTAGCTCTATGTAATCTAGTAACGTCCTAATTAGGAACTGCCACCTTCTTTTCTTTGGGTTGCTCTCCCACGTAAATGCAGTGACTCTACCCCTATTTGGACATTAAGGTGGGGAAAAAGTGCTAAGAGAGGAGCCTTGTAAACCCGTTTCCTTAATCAGTCTGCCAATTTGGAATCGGTAAGAAGACAGTGAAGCAGAGTGTCTGGTCAGATTAAATTGCTTTTGAGTGGGTGGTTTTGTGGGTTCTGATGGTCAGGAGACACCAAACAGGATGGACAGAAGAGCCTCTGCAGGCTGTTCCCATCCCCCAGCCTACCCCTCACTTTTACACAGCTAGTCCTAGTGAAATAACAAGGGACACAATCATTTCTCCCCAATTTCTGCTTCTGCCAGCTGTCCCCTACAACCCAGCACAGAAACAGGCTTCCCCATTCACCATGGCCAAGCACTAAGCATCTCCTGGGAGGGACCTAAGGGAATtatctttggtcaatttggtaTCATGAACCTTTACCATCGGGAAACACCACCTTACTGCAGCACAGTCAATCTATTAACATTATCAGAACCACAGCAGCAATTTCCCCAGAGACACTCAGCAGCCCGTGGGTGGGCACTGAGACAACCAGGATTGTCCTGCAGATCCTTCTCCAGGAAAACTAcattcaaaacacacacacacacacacacacacacacacacatccttctcCAGGAAGTGCATCCGTGACATGTCTGCAGATATACACACCCATAGCCAGAGACAGATCCTCAGGTAAGTTCATCCATGAGATGATGAGAtgaatacacacgcacacatagcTAGAGATCCTTCCCCAATTAGTGCATCCATGcggtgacacacacacacacacacacacacacacacatacagctgATGTTTCTCTATGAGAACTTGCATGCACGGTCAGCTGAAGGTGTATGCGCTCACACACTCACCCTCACTCACACTCCAGCCCACGCCTCAATGCAGAGCTCCACGTGGCATCCCTGCCGCCCCCGGTCCCCCCACACCAAGGCTCCCAGAGCAGGCTCCGCGCACCGAACTCTCCGGGGTTGGTTGTCCAGGTAGGGGCTTCTGGCGGCTGCGGGCGCCCCCGGGACCCCACCCCGATCGTCCCCATAGGGAGTCTTCCCCGCCCTCACcaggtcctcctcctcctcctcgtcatCTTTCAGTGCCCCCCATCACCGCGGGGTCCCCCTCGTCTTGGGGAGACTTTCTGGGACCGAGGGGGTTGTAGCGCCGAGTCTCCGCGGGGGTTCCCCGGTCCCTCCCACTTCTCCCCCCACACAGGGCACGTGATAGCCCCCCGCCCCGCGCCCCCCATACTCACCGAGCGGCCGCCCCGCCCTCGGCTCCGGCTCGCTGCAGCCGGGGCGCGgctctgctctccctcctcccgctccctgcctcctcctcctcctcctcctcctccttctcctcctcctcctcctcctcctcctcctcctcctcctcctcctcctcctcctccttctcctcctccctctctccctcccgcTTTCGCCacctcctccacctcccccacccccgacGCAGCCGCTACCAGGACAACGACGGCCGCGGTCACGTGGGGTGGCAGGCGAGGGGGGAGGCCCCCGAGAGTGAAGAGAGGTCACGTGATGCCAGGAGCGGAGGCGGGGCCGCAGCCTCGGAGGGCAGCGCTGGAGGGTGCGCAGAGCCCTCTCCGCGGACGTCCGCGTGCGTGGGTGTGCTTGCGTGGGAGAAACCGCGGCCGGCATTTGTGTAGCGCTGTCTACGTCAGCCATTGAGtgagcccctactatgtgccgggcactggggggggggggggggggggggggggccaagCGCTTTCCAGAGATCTCCCTCGGTCTGGGTCTCAGCTCGCCCATCTCCCCGTGTCCACTCAGCCCCAGAAACAGGACAAAGGGCAtcggaagacctgggttcgaatcccactTCCAGCTACCGACGTAGTTCTACCCATAGTCAT
The DNA window shown above is from Notamacropus eugenii isolate mMacEug1 chromosome 2, mMacEug1.pri_v2, whole genome shotgun sequence and carries:
- the LOC140525174 gene encoding uncharacterized protein, whose protein sequence is MRSHTHPHSHSSPRLNAELHVASLPPPVPPHQGSQSRLRAPNSPGLVVQVGASGGCGRPRDPTPIVPIGSLPRPHQVLLLLLVIFQCPPSPRGPPRLGETFWDRGGCSAESPRGFPGPSHFSPHTGHVIAPRPAPPILTERPPRPRLRLAAAGARLCSPSSRSLPPPPPPPPPSPPPPPPPPPPPPPPPPPPSPPPSLPPAFATSSTSPTPDAAATRTTTAAVTWGGRRGGRPPRVKRGHVMPGAEAGPQPRRAALEGAQSPLRGRPRAWVCLRGRNRGRHLCSAVYVSH